The following proteins come from a genomic window of Lolium rigidum isolate FL_2022 chromosome 5, APGP_CSIRO_Lrig_0.1, whole genome shotgun sequence:
- the LOC124652453 gene encoding alpha-amylase/trypsin inhibitor-like: protein MASSSVLALVLLLAVCTTTDAATITVVNRCSYTIWPGALPGGGVRLDPGQSWSFTMPPGTAGARVWPRTGCTFDGSGRGRCITGDCAGALACRVSGEQPATLAEYTLGQGGNRDFFDISVIDGFNSPISFQPVGGAACRGASCPVDITRECLPELQVPGGCASACGKFGGDTYCCRGQFTDKCPPTYYSRFFKSKCPDAYSYAKDDQTSTFTCPAGTNYQIVLCPSNTLISDA, encoded by the exons ATGGCGTCCTCTAGTGTGCTGGCCCTTGTCCTTCTCCTCGCCGTCTGCACGACTACCgacgccgccaccatcaccgtcgtcAACAGATGCTCCTACACGATTTGGCCGGGCGCGCTCCCGGGCGGTGGCGTTCGCCTTGACCCAGGCCAGTCATGGTCGTTCACCATGCCGCCCGGCACGGCGGGGGCCAGGGTGTGGCCACGCACGGGGTGCACCTTCGACGGTAGCGGCCGCGGCCGTTGCATCACGGGCGACTGCGCCGGCGCGCTGGCCTGCCGCGTCTCCGGCGAGCAGCCCGCTACATTGGCCGAGTACACCCTGGGCCAGGGAGGGAACCGGGACTTCTTCGACATATCCGTTATTGATGGGTTCAACTCGCCAATAAGCTTTCAG CCCGTGGGCGGTGCGGCATGCCGGGGCGCGAGCTGCCCCGTGGACATCACGAGGGAGTGCCTCCCGGAGCTGCAGGTGCCCGGAGGGTGCGCGAGCGCGTGCGGCAAGTTCGGCGGCGACACCTACTGCTGTAGGGGACAGTTCACCGACAAATGCCCGCCGACCTACTACTCGAGGTTCTTCAAGAGCAAGTGCCCCGACGCATACAGCTACGCCAAAGACGATCAGACCAGCACCTTCACCTGCCCCGCCGGAACCAACTACCAGATCGTTCTCTGCCCCTCTAATACCCTGATATCAGATGCATAA
- the LOC124654577 gene encoding protein P21-like: MASSLSIILAVLLTVASTDAATITVLNKCSYTVWPAAFPVGGGTKLDPGKSWSFQAPAGTQSGRIWARTGCSFDGSGAGSCTTGDCGGVLACAAPGKPPASLAAYTLGTGSVSDFYDISLVDGFNVPMSFAPTHGSCRTVTCSADINSQCPPELKVDGGCLSACLKFNTPQYCCPLPSSPARCPPTDYSRFFKRLCPDAYSYAFDGKSTIFSCASGTDYRVTFCP, encoded by the coding sequence ATGGCATCTTCACTTAGCATCATCCTTGCCGTTCTGCTCACCGTAGCATCCACCGATGCCGCTACCATCACGGTCCTCAACAAGTGCTCCTACACGGTGTGGCCAGCCGCTTTCCCGGTGGGCGGCGGGACCAAGCTTGACCCGGGCAAATCGTGGTCCTTCCAAGCGCCGGCGGGCACACAATCCGGCAGGATCTGGGCGCGCACGGGATGCAGCTTCGACGGCAGCGGCGCCGGCTCCTGCACCACAGGCGACTGCGGCGGCGTCCTAGCCTGCGCCGCTCCCGGGAAGCCACCGGCATCGCTTGCCGCGTACACGCTCGGCACGGGCAGCGTCTCCGACTTCTATGACATCTCCCTCGTCGACGGGTTCAACGTTCCCATGAGCTTCGCCCCCACCCACGGCAGCTGCCGCACGGTCACCTGCTCCGCCGACATCAACTCGCAGTGCCCGCCGGAGCTGAAGGTGGACGGGGGCTGCCTCAGCGCTTGTCTCAAGTTCAACACTCCGCAGTACTGCTGCCCGCTGCCGAGTAGTCCTGCGAGGTGCCCGCCGACGGACTACTCCCGCTTCTTCAAGCGTCTCTGCCCAGACGCCTACAGCTACGCCTTTGACGGCAAGAGCACCATCTTTAGCTGCGCCTCCGGCACGGACTACCGTGTCACCTTCTGCCCCTAG